CCcttatgtttttgttaatgCTTTGTCTTCAAAGCATAAACCTCTGCTCTTGCAGGtgaggtgaaaaacaaaaaaaattttgtgtgtattttaagtACTTTCCATCttctaaaagttatttttgctgCAGGCTTTGACTTTGTCCACCAGACATCAACAAATTAAGGCTGCTAACCTGAGTGGACAGAAACTGACCGCTCTCAGGGACCTGCTGATGAGGCAGTACCAACAAGTAAGCCAGCCTCCTCTGATGAGGTAGCAAAACACTACAGTGGTTTaagtttaatattatttttgtgccagtttcttatttttaaggGTTAAAAGAGTTGTTTTTACCACAAATTTACCACAAATTGTTAGAGaattatctgatttaactttttctctttctttaggTGTTTCCAACAAAGTACCCCAGCCCTCTCGCAGAGAGTGATCAAAGCATTTCAAGTATGTTGAGTGGAATTATCTGATCTTCTCCAGgcaatttatttatgttggatATCTTGCTTTCTTTAACATTGCAATTTTGTTATTACGtgcttggttgtgtacatttaGAGCTGCGCGTTGAAAAGGTGCAAGCTGAGGCATCAGCAAACAGACATCGAATGGCGGGAGAAACCTTCGGCGATGGGATGTTACCTGCACTGCAGTCTGCAGTCTTTAAGGTAAAATGCACAATAATTGAATATAGGTCGCGGTTCAACACAGAAATGTAACATTActcattcttgtttttatttgattttttgttttcttttagctggAAACAAAATTCAAAGACCCCACTAATGAAGCCATGACACAACGGGATGAGCCATTCACATGTAGTGTTAAATTTTCAAGTTCCAACCTCCTTGAATCACTCAGACATTGTGCATCCTCAGGTATGAGAAGTGTATTAGTCACagtcataaaaacaattatacatttaatatattttttgaaatcttTCCTCAGCACATGCAGTTCTCTAAATGTTCACAAGAGGGCGCGCACTTATTGTAGAAACCATCATGCGTGTTTGAGTCTAACTGAATGAGCCACATCTTGTATTGATGAActtaacatatttttagaaataggaaaactttatttttattttaaaagaaaataagttgagttttgcagttttctactGTCAGCCTAACTCTCCCTTATGTTTTCTTCGACTTTGCAGGAATTGCCTCAACCCCTGTCACACCCATGCTGTCATCTATTCCTCTAAAAGGAAGgaattattttgtcattacGGACAATGTTCCGACTGCTTAATCATAACTGTGCCAGACACAGTCCTGATTTTCAATTGGCCCCTACTGGAATGAGTCACAACTTTTCCCACACTTTCAGGTAAATTATTGTCCATAGACATTTTAGTTTAAACCAGACCATTTTAATAAGcctctcttaaaaaaaaaaaaaaaaaaatatatatatatatatatatatatatatatatatatatatgtttttctcttttttatgcaCCTTATGCCATGtaaatctggatttttaaaGCTAGTggcttttttttactttatgttgtcatGGGTAAGGATTGTACAAATAGTAATTGTTGAGTTACTCTTAGTTAAGTTCTTGAAGATTGTCTTTTTAGTACCTCCTGCTTAATACATACATGTTGTATAataaaagttttccttttttaatcaaaacattagTTGTGCAATTATGTATACATATATCTattaaagtgtttcttttttgcataatttatcatATCTGAAATGAAATAAGCTCTCTCTAAccttaaaaccataaaaattggaaaaagtcatatttttttttatgcatattcTAATATCCAGAAGAAATAACATAACATTCCAGTTTTTTCTGTTATGTAATGAAATTTAGATGGGATTTTGgatttgcgttttttttttaagtgtaataaaaacatatggttttaaaacaaaacattgtttcctATGTCCTATATTACTACAATATTAACATATAGAGCAGATTTGGTTCCAGTAATAAACTATGTATTGATGTTCCTTTGTAGTGTTACACCATGCATcaaaaatctataatttttttgtgactCCATCACCAATTGCTTCCTCAGACAAGATGAAATAGGCCAACAGTGACAGTTGTACATGAGAAAACTGGGTTGCTCATATAaacttatgaaataaataagcatctgctttatttaaagcatttttcaaaaattttgattatgcaaaaaaaggtacaaagtaTTAATGAAAAATTGAAGTAACTACATAGGAACTcgtgtttttcaaaaataaattaaaagatctGAAAATTTCTAAGAATTGCCCACTCTTTTaactcttaaatatttatttaggtaACATTTATGCTTTTAATAGGGGTCTAACTGAAAAAAGTCAGTCCTACTTTACAAAACGGAAGTTTGGAAGTTGTCTTCAACGTGACGAAGCTCCGCTTTGTTAACGTCACCGTAGTAAGTGGTGATTGGCTGAGACGCCTTTCAGTCAAAGCTGAGGGAACGTTTGCCCCATGCTAAAGTCCCTTTCAGTCAAAGCGGAGGGACGTCATGCCCCTGTTCATTCAATGCTCCTGCTGGGGGGGCTCTATGCGAAACGGAATGGACTGTCAACAGAGAAACATGGCCGTTTCTGCAACGGCCAAGGCAAATAGCAGGCATAACTCGACGGCAGGCGGTGTGAAATGCTGCGAGGAGCCCATGCCGCAGTGTCGGGAAATAATAAAACCTACCATCATCGAGCTGACCAAAGAAGTTAGGACGAACATCCTGTGCACCGTGGAAGGATGTGGCAAGATTCTCCCCAACACACCTGCATTGAACATGCATCTCGTAAAGTCGCACCGGATAAAGGTGAGTAAAGTAGTACAGGTAAACATCCCAATATAGCTTAAATGTGGAAATAACTGCAATGCTAATTATGCTAACTCGTGATGGAGAACGCCCAAAAGCTGGAAAAACGCAAGTCATCCAACTTCGATTTAGCTAATTTACAGATCGGTAGTGACGAGATGACAAGAACTATTCGagatttttccagttttatacGAGTACTGCTTATGTAGTGACAGTTTACCACTGGCTGGTTAGCTACATTTAAACTAGCTGTATGTGCCATCATGTTATGgtttatgtagtttttttttcttttcttattgcAGCCACtttatttaagagaaaaataaaaatcacacacaaaaaccacctgccattttttgtttaatataccTTATCTTACCCTAGTAAAATGCACGTGTATGGTTTGCTGGTTGCACAAAGCAACAGAAACGCCAgcattttgtcattattatactgttatttgtttgcttttaacgCTGGAAtaggtaacttttataaacatgacttacatatttgttaaatatttcactatttTATGACGGTATGGTACAAGACAAATAATTTGAGAAAACAAttgagctcctccacctccttccagtggtcctactgccatctgcaggaatgcttttttatgtcagaaataaccaatcacagccaggaggaaggtcttaccCTGTTAATAGCCTTCAGCGCCTACACAAGTGTAATTGCATTAGCAAAGTATAACAGTATACATATATAATGATATAAAACTTCCCTATTTCAGGTGTAGTAACAGATTACAAAAATTCAAACAACTAATTATTTACTTGATCATACTTGCTCAGCTAGTTCCTGTTTGCATAATCTATTTGTAGTTAGTAGTCTGTTGTACTTAATGTTGATGCATTTCAATTTTAAGAGGGGAAAAAGTTACTTTCAGTTACTGACCAGTTACAGATCATCCTTTGTCATGGGACAACTAGTTAATTCCAGTCTATGGTTAATCATTCATTGCATCTCTAAATGTATTGaaatatgtattgattatgataaaataatatgtaGCGTAATCACTAGTATCAGTCACCAGACCAGCAAAGCGAAACGTCCCTAAAACAACCAGCAGTTAAGCATCATGGTCATCACAGAtgagttttagatttaaaatattttcttttaaccagGAACTTTGTATCTAACTGGAAAGCTTAATAAGACATG
This genomic stretch from Xiphophorus hellerii strain 12219 chromosome 4, Xiphophorus_hellerii-4.1, whole genome shotgun sequence harbors:
- the cenpn gene encoding centromere protein N; translated protein: MDNSAKHLLQRLVRRIPASMLKSTLDKWERLTAEKRKSLDFTQSKWIITQELVALCEKSELTVKHITELEMIYITENPNQGMWHTFQLVEPEDDAHSVELMQFKEQFKSHLRELQRNVSVKIKKHTDQAVWIRVAWGDGLSSPNHLKATYVVLYLQTPYVFVNALSSKHKPLLLQALTLSTRHQQIKAANLSGQKLTALRDLLMRQYQQVFPTKYPSPLAESDQSISKLRVEKVQAEASANRHRMAGETFGDGMLPALQSAVFKLETKFKDPTNEAMTQRDEPFTCSVKFSSSNLLESLRHCASSGIASTPVTPMLSSIPLKGRNYFVITDNVPTA